The following coding sequences lie in one Terriglobales bacterium genomic window:
- the ccmA gene encoding heme ABC exporter ATP-binding protein CcmA produces the protein MIQLQQVTKLFGRFAALRSVTAEFSSGRCYAIFGENGAGKSTLLRVIAGLARPTSGKVVFDGPPETLRQRIGYVAHASMLYDELSAMENLRYFAALYGIKEEQKMVAAIRAVGLDPDLERHAGDYSQGMRQRLSLARTLMHGPEILLLDEPFSNLDVASARDIAALIKKLRDEGKTILVVTHQVTHVEGVADYSLLFSQGQLLRSEAGTAAAKHGSSGGASRNEGAAS, from the coding sequence ATGATCCAGCTCCAGCAGGTAACCAAACTTTTCGGACGCTTCGCCGCCTTGCGCTCGGTTACCGCAGAGTTTTCCAGTGGCCGCTGTTATGCCATCTTCGGAGAAAATGGCGCAGGAAAATCCACGCTACTGCGGGTGATCGCCGGCCTGGCGCGCCCGACCTCCGGCAAAGTGGTCTTCGATGGTCCGCCCGAAACGCTGAGGCAGAGAATCGGCTACGTCGCGCACGCCAGCATGCTCTATGACGAGCTTTCGGCAATGGAAAACCTGCGCTACTTCGCCGCGCTCTACGGCATCAAAGAAGAGCAGAAAATGGTAGCGGCGATTCGGGCTGTGGGACTCGATCCTGACCTGGAGCGCCACGCCGGTGATTACTCCCAGGGGATGCGGCAGCGCCTCTCGCTGGCCCGCACCCTGATGCACGGCCCGGAAATCCTTCTTCTCGATGAACCTTTTTCCAACCTGGACGTGGCTTCGGCGCGCGACATTGCGGCGCTGATAAAAAAACTGCGTGACGAGGGCAAGACCATTCTGGTGGTCACGCACCAGGTGACTCACGTCGAGGGGGTAGCTGATTACTCTCTGTTGTTTTCCCAGGGCCAACTGCTGCGCAGCGAAGCAGGAACAGCGGCGGCAAAACATGGCAGCTCGGGCGGGGCTTCGCGAAATGAGGGGGCCGCGTCATGA